The following coding sequences are from one Rhipicephalus microplus isolate Deutch F79 chromosome 3, USDA_Rmic, whole genome shotgun sequence window:
- the LOC142803490 gene encoding uncharacterized protein LOC142803490: MTEAALEPPALPSPKKGSDLQARHTGPMLWVALFLMSKMSRIFSRFVLLAVGALYPAYLSCKAVRARSPRDYVRWMMYWVVFAAFLCVEPLTDVLFGCCLPLYAELKIAFVFWLQSSSTRGASLLFRKLVLPEFTRRESDIDAHLGQLHTRASQVGASTIRLMTQTVLHTVFSHIRENYSVADLVSSDLKLSLLEPIEGSSSLEDPSEMALGDQGGRRRTLRRAEEEPKKRKLRAA; encoded by the exons GCCCGGCACACGGGCCCCATGCTGTGGGTGGCACTTTTCCTGATGAGCAAGATGTCGCGCATCTTCAGCCGGTTCGTGCTGCTGGCGGTGGGTGCCCTCTACCCCGCCTACCTGTCGTGCAAGGCTGTGCGCGCACGCAGCCCCCGCGACTACGTGCGCTGGATGATGTACTGGGTGGTGTTCGCCGCCTTCCTGTGCGTGGAGCCGCTGACCGACGTGCTGTTCGGCTGCTGCCTGCCGCTCTACGCCGAGCTCAAGATCGCCTTCGTATTCTGGCTCCAGTCGAGCAGCACGCGCGGCGCCAGCCTGCTCTTCCGTAAGCTAGTGCTGCCCGAGTTCACCAGGCGCGAGAGCGACATCGACGCCCATCTCGGACAGCTGCACACCAGGGCCTCTCAG GTTGGCGCGTCGACCATTCGCTTGATGACCCAGACAGTTCTGCACACGGTGTTTAGCCACATTCGAGAAAACTACAGCGTAGCCGACCTCGTGTCGTCCGACCTGAAGCTGAGCCTCTTGGAGCCGATCGAAGGATCGTCGTCTCTCGAGGACCCCTCGGAGATGGCGCTCGGAGACCAGGGAGGACGGCGCAGGACGCTCCGGCGGGCTGAGGAAGAACCCAAGAAGCGAAAGCTCCGCGCCGCCTAG
- the LOC142802667 gene encoding uncharacterized protein LOC142802667, with product MGKTVSTPANVTATSARNHRIFTSLLLTHCRNFISSGPAVEASKNGSHTLRCPDEQGGNSLVAGERISADFVLPEKTLTSRSAVTKGTCVTGCSQDCSDSTVRGTEQASQYLPEDVSANSSTPECPRENVRSCVPATMSPSMKYKQTIKHLQAKVAAQRKTIKRLRRQPHQTNHSFVAYIILVTRYEE from the exons ATGGGAAAAACTGTTTCAACTCCAGCCAATGTAACTGCAACCTCAGCAAGAAATCACCGCATATTCACAAG cctcttactgacacattgtcgtaatttcatttcttcaggacctgcggtagaggcttcaaaaaacggctcccacacattgaggtgccccgatgaacagg gtggcaactcccttgtagctggtgaaagaatttctgctgacttcgtcttgccggagaaaaccttaaccagtcgttcagctgtcacaaaaggaacttgtgtgaccg gctgctcgcaagattgttccgacagcactgtccgaggcactgaacaagcttcacaatatcttccagaagacgtctccgccaacagctccacgcctgagtgccctagagaaaatg tgcgttcctgtgtgccagcgacaatgtctccatcaatgaagtacaagcaaaccattaaacatctgcaagccaaagtagcagcacagcggaaaactatcaaaagactgcggagacagcctcaccaaactaaccactcattcgttgcatacattattttggttacccgctatgaggagtag